ACATCCTTTTCCAAATATACTTGCCCTGGTTTATACctgagagagggggaggtgagtTTTTTAACAACGATATTGCACGCAACAGCTATTTAAGGAAAAACAGCAGACAATTAATACCATACCAGTTCCCAGTAGAATCCATATCAGGCAGAAGCCATATTGCCTTCTTTACAAATTTCCGGACCGACTTAAATGACCATGGGTGATGAACAGGAATTACATGATCTCTGCCTTCTGAACGTTGCCAGGCAGGTTGATCAGTTATCCACTTCAAAGCTTCCTaacaccaacaaaaaaaacaatgtcaGTATTGTCCTGCAAATAAACATAGCACCTAGGTGAACAAATTTCATGATAAATTCctcttgaaaataaactaggtgAATAAATTGTACAAACATATGGAGAAATAATTGAGATAAAGATGAAGACAATCCCCTACAGACAATTGAACCAAGAAAAGCCATAAAAAGACAGTAAGAAAACTGAGCTCAGGTAATGCTCTGCCCTATTTCAGGTATGACTGGGAGACAAGTTCAACACTCTTTACTAATGAGCATTGAATGTCAGACTAAAACctttccattatctaaaaaaatggataTCAGATTGCCAGCAGGAAGTAACAAGGTTTTAGTCATTGAAGATGATTGCGAAAATAAACACTAGCTTGTCCATGTGCATGTCCTACAACAAACACTAGCTGAAAATTAAACCTTGAGATATGCTCCCACACCCTATAAAGTGCCTTGCATTCTTGTTTCTCCAGCAAGAAGTAACTGATTGTTGTGAAGAATGGTACGTAGAAGATATCTGCTTCTTCTTGCTGCCGAACTCTGATAACATTCTTCAGAAGTCTTTGTGATTCAGGTGCAATCAGATCAGCCCACAACCAATAGTCAATAGAATGCTGCATATGTGAACAGAAAACAATTCAGATATTgaaagaagaaaggaaaacaTGCTCTCGAGTGTCAACGAGTAAAATCTGGTCAATTATATCCTTCCAAACTGAGATAGTGATTCAAAGATCTTAAAGACAACATGAGAAGCTCAATTCATAGATGGACTATATGTACGAAATTTGTAATGCTTGAGCATTGTTAATACTTAATCTTCAAACGTATATGAGGACTAATTTGTACATAGCAAATAATGAATGTAACAGGAACCACAAAGAAACAGCATCCAAAACTATATGTGGTCATCGGTCAGAAAAATCTAGCACTCCTCTACGATACCATAAAGGCACATAGGGATATCCAAACTTCCCTTCTCACAAAACTTGCCATAAGAATCTAAAATTACACATGAATAATATCCAAACTAGAAGCACATGCACATGCCCTTCGAACAACAAACATGGCATATGCTCACTGCTCACAAATACATCGCAGAAAGTTTGCATCTCGTAAAAAATGTTGAAATCTTTCAACAACTATACTAAGAAGTCCTTATAGGGATCTGAGTCTGTCAAGATCAACCATCTGAGATCTAATGTACACATAAACATGCCTGTAGCAGCAACATCTCCAAACCTTCCAAAGCATTAGAGAATAGTTACAGATTAATTTGCTCAATTTTGTCGCCATTGCAGACAGATTGCCCATAGTCTTCGAACCCAAGCACTCACCACGGCCATGCAGAAAactaaactagaaaaaaaaaaatacagttcGATCGCACCTGCTCGACGAGCCGGTGCACGGGGCTCCCGTTGGAAGTCAGGTTGGTGGTCTCGCGGTACGAGTCCCTGAACAGCCGCAGCAGATCGTACGTGAACTTGCTCGGCATCTCGTACACGTAGACCCTGAGAGGCGCCGGGGCGGCCGGCCAGGCGCCCCGGGGGTCTCCGTAGAGcctggcctcctcctcggcccggATCGCGGCGTTGAGGTCTCCGGGGGCCGCCGCGGAGGACACGGAGGAGGGGCGCCGCGAGTCGAGGAACCGGTCGAGGGAGGCGAGGAAGGCGgtgtcggcggcggagccAGTGCCGGAGCTAGGGCTAGCGGGACCCGGCGACGAGGGGGACAGGAGGAGGAAgtaggaggcggcgaggacgaggagaaggagggaggcgccggcgaggaggccgcgcGGGGATGCCGGGCGGGCGCGCGCGAGGGAGGGGAGCTGCTTCCCCGCCATGGCAGCCGAGACGCACTGGAAGACTGGAAGCCTGAAGCCGCTGCTGTGTTCAGCGTTTTGTGGTTAAAGGTTTCCGTTGAGGAGAGGCTCAGAATTTTGGACTCGCAATTCATCAGAAATTCAAAAACAGACCACATTTTTGCAGTTCAGAACTTCAGATTTCCGAATTCATTCAGCCAAATCACACTGcagttcagaattcagatctCAGAATTCTTTCATCTCGTCAGTTCGTTCAGTTGCTCGTGTTTACAGTGTACTCTGTTTAAACATACGATGGGTTACATTTGCAAACTACGAAAGAAAGGtttggtgcatggttttgGCAAATCAGGCTATATGTCACCAAGTACTTCTATTTGCTGGATGTTTTATTTGCACCAAATAGAACTATCACGATCTACCACTGTAATCTTTCCAAAAGAGTCCATTGAACCACACGTTTAAGTTGATACTACCTTCCAAAAGTACGTTTTAGGCTGTAATCAAAGCCACTGAGTAAACATCTGCCCATCGTTTGGcttattaaaagaataagcggaacgacatatttacaaacaattaagtaatttcaaataaaacttttatttacgtattgttagtgatctaaaaataaaaataaagactaaaaaataaactataataaaaaccgtacttcaaatttaactctaaataTTATAAACTCCGACTGTTTTCTAAATCCTAATGTGACCATTCACTATTACAGTTACATCATTGGTAGTTGAGCGAGTCATTTTGGAGATCAACAAAACCATTTGCAGTAGTTACTGGACTGTCACTCGTAATGTAGCTAGCATCAACTCCTATGTTATAATCCACAACAATACTATTTTGAGCAACTTCTGTGCTATAATCCACAACGAAACCATTAGTGTTGTAATGCAAAGAAGGCGCGTAGGGAGACACCATTTGCAATGGCATAGGATCTTCCGCCATCGCCGCTACGGCGGTGTTCCCTCTGACAACAACAAGAGAACCATTTGTGTTGTGATGCAAAGAAGGTGCGTAAAGAGAAACCATTTGTAATGGCATACGATCTTTTACCACCGACGCGTCCCCTCCAGAGACGACAAGAAAGCCATTTGTGTTGTAATGCAAAGAAGGTGCGTAAGGAGGAACCGTTTGCAATACCAATGGATCTTCCGCTGCCGCTGCGTCCCCTCCGGCAATGACAAGAGAATCATTTGTGTTGTAATGCAAAGAGGACCTGTAAGGAGGAACCATTTGTAATGGTGTAGGAACCGCTGTCACTGCCGCCGCTGCGTCCCCTCCGGCAACGACAAGAGAAGAGTTGGGCGTTTCTTGCTGCACCACCGTGTCCTGCGATGACGAGGCCCAGCTGGATTCTAATGGTTGCTTAATCACAACACCTCGCAGTTTCTGTTTTTTGTTGACTGGTTGAGTTTTCTTGCTGGCACCTTGGCACATCTCCTTGTTAGTAACTTTGCACAGCACCCAGTCGTTGAGCTACGTAGAAACATATCACACAACATaatcaaacaaatcaaacaagaTAGCCATGGGAAGTATAATTGGTTAGTAAAACACCACATTTATAATTAAGAGTAAATCTCACAAATAATAGGTATTTTGTTATTCTACTTTAAGGACTTGTCTCATAATTAAAACTGCAAAGGACTTGTCTCgtaaaactacaaatttaatgtACCTATCATCACCCATTTTATCATGATAATTTAGTGTACCTATCATCGTCCATTTAATCATGAAACTACGGAtttagataattgtttttatacatAGTATCACAACCTACAGGTGAATGTTAAAACATGTAGGGGTGATTGCTTAGTTCAtttgtgaatatatattttatatatatacgtgttcttagcgatctaaaagtcaacgctgaaaaataaactatgataaaaaaaaactcaaatcacTCCagtttaaggttgaaaattcaaatattggtttataagcataaacaaaagcagaaAGATGGGACCGACAGTTTATGATAATATGTACGCTAGATAGTAGTTCCAtgatattataaatatgtagttttgtgatagaaTATGTCAAAATacttgtagttttgtgataatagATACATTAGATCTGTAGGTCTGTAAGATAATCTCAAACCTATATTTTTGTCATTGTAAGAAAATACATATAGTAAGATAGTATGAACAAATTACATATAGTTATGTGAATTTATTCTTTGATTCATCCTGTTTCTAGAAGCTACTCTCTCTTGTCACAACTACAAGccatttgccttttttttaagaaaaaatcaaaatttttaaaacctttGTATATTGATAGATTTTAAAAGATTAAGCTTTAGAACATAAAATGATAAGTAGATTTCTGTTTTGAAAAGTGCTTTCATAATCCCATAAGTAGATTTTATAAGcctattattattaaaataatatgataaaagTGACCacccaaaaaccaaaaaaatgtcatatactactccctctttTTCACAATGTAGGACTAgacttgtctagatttatgtggatgctaatgaatttagacatatatataaattgtatatatttattaattaatagatttAGACAAGACAAAAAGTCTTGCAATATAAAGCgaaagtagtatatatatttgtgacCAATAAGGATAGAGGTTATTTTGTGACGGAAGCTGAGTATATATGGTAGAGCATAGGTACGACTAACCCGCATGGGGTCTTCCCCCACGTCGCACGGCCGGTTGGAGTTGCTGCACACGAACTCCCACATCTTCCATGGCGTCTTGATCGCGATATCCTTCTTGGACAACTTCTTCAGCTCCCTCCCCGCCGTAGGCTTCACCGCCATCGTCGCATTCTTTTCATCCAACTCGTGATAGGTGAGGCATCCCTTGTATCCAATCACCTTCGTCGTGCCATCGTCTTGGGTCTCGAGGACGGGCTCGTTCTTGCTGGTCGACTTCCAGAACCCAACGTGGCTTGTGCTCCGGCTAGGCCTCTTGCCATAGGTGTATTTGCGGCTTCTAGGTGAAAACATGTACCAGTTTCCTTCGATGCAGTGGCCGAGCTTACTtgctaaaacaaaaaaaaaaaaaaagagaagatgaaaaatatatgctaCGATCGACGAACAGATAACCGATGATGCATTGCACAGTACAAAATTAAGGCAGAATATTAACTCACTGAGTACTTTAGGATGGTCGGAGTAGACGTCGCAGACATGCACGTAGTCCGTAGGTAATGGCTCGCCGAGTAGCTTTGGCTGGAGGTAGTCGACGATGAGCTCTATGTCCGACGGCACAAACCGGACTCCGGGCAAGTCCAGACACTGCGTCGCTGCCGGCGGTGATGCGAGTGGGATGTCGGGcaccggtgacgacgacgatggcggctGGCATGGTTGCTCGAGCGGCGGTGGCCATGTCGATAGAAggtcctgctcctgctcctgctcctgctcctgctcccgCACCTCCGGCCACTCCGGCCAGTCAATGGGAAACTGCTCCTCCGGCGCTATCAAAGAAAGCAACTCATCCTGTTCCTCTTCCTGCGGCTGCTTCTTCTCCTGATCCGTTGGGATCAGGAGCTGCTCCTGCGGCAGGTGAAGCTTCTGTTGTTCCTgaatctgctgctgctcgtgcTCCTGATCCTGATCCTGATCAATGGTGATCGGGAGCTGTTGCTGCGCCAGGTGAAGCTTCTCTAGTTGTTgaatctgctgctgctcctgatGCGTTGTGATCAGGATCTGCTCCTTTTgaatctgctgctgctgctcatgaTCCACTGTGATCGGGAGCTGCTCCTGCGGCAGGTGAAGCTTCTCTTCCTGAATCTGCTGATGTTCCTCCTGACGATCCATCGTGATCTGAAGCTGCTCCTGCCCCTCAATCTGGTGCTGATCCTTTGCCGGAGGTCGCGTGGCAGATTCAGACATGGCCGTCGACGACAACGGTCAACCGGATCCAGATTTCAGACAACGGCACCGGCCGGCGCGGAAAACACCGAACCTATTTCCTTCTACGGTAATTATAAAAGGGAATATTGATTCCGTCGTCCGTCGTCCGTCGTCCGCTGGACCGTACCGTGACTCATTCTAATGTCGCGCTCGATCTATCTGAATAACAATCGAATTCGTAATACAGTGGATGAGTCCCGCCTCTATACGCGAGAGGTCAGGTCGGTTAGTTCGATCCCCGGTGACTGCACAATGCCatccttttatcttttcttttctagctGCAGCTCGACGCATCTATATAAAGCCTCTATgcatctatttaattttttaaaattacaatggtttgcatgtttttttaaaaagaaaccaAGCACGTGTTTTACCTGAATCGGATGTAAAATTCACATTCAATTTGGATTTTAAGCAGATGTTTTGCTTAAATTAGACATAAAATTCACgtttaatttggatttttatcaattaatttaCTATTCTTGACTCGCcgcgtactttatttttcaatatttattttaatttacataacTAAAATTACATTTTCGCTATCTATTGTTGTAAAAATTGATCGTATTTATGTTTGTCCGTCCGCCTCGCCCAAGTGAGCCGGTCAGGTTGCGCTGCCCACGTCACGTGCATTTTACGAGTCTTTCGTCTGCCTGAGTGGTCTACCATCCGGTTTAGATTATAGAtgcaaaataagtttataagtTATGAACCGATTTTATAGTTACATGCCTGTTATTTAACCTTGGTAAGAATATgcaatgattaatttatactacctccgtccctaaatatttgacgtcgttgatttttttatacgtatttgactattcatcttattaaaaaaatttatcaaatatgtaaaagtatatatatacataaaaatatatttaacaatatacgaaatgataaaaaataattaataattaagtaaaatttttgaataagacgagcggtcaaacacgtataaaaaatCGAGACACGTAGAGACTGGGAATAGTAATACGGGTCGAGACACGTAGAGACTGGGAATGTTAGGCCCCTGCGACTTCGAATAACCCAAGAACGCACGATCGGAGCCAAGCCACACGTATGAGCAACCGGTCATCCCAAGCCGAATCCAATCTGGGATACCCACCACCCCACACGTCTTCATCGTGCTGGGCCGGGATGGACCTCCGACAGAGTCATGGGCCAAATATGCCCAtgtgatattttcttttttttttctctcctgaaATCCGAAACGTCAACAACTACCAAACCGGAAGAGTTGAAACACAactcttttttcttatttatttttttgcagatAATAACGATAATAATTGAGTAGAAACGTAACTCAAATGTCGTTTCAGTTTTGTTCGATCCAGCTAGCACCATGCAGATACGATTTCTCCTACTTTTGCATGCACTGCCGCTACTTGCGCTCGTCACTAGCTCGTGCGTACGTATACATGGTGTTGTGCTGAATACGCGACTGGAGGGCTGAGCTATGAGATGAAACGAACCGGCAGCCGTCCGGCCGGCCAAATGACGACGGCGCTGGGCTGGCTAGCTAGGTCGCCATCTCGATCCATCTGAGGAAAATTATTGGTGcaatgtgtgcatgcatgattggATATATGGAAAAGAGAGTAGTTCCAATTCGATCGATCACAGCAAAAGCAGCACGCACATATGCACTTAGGCAGCACGCAATAAGGATGAGTAGCAGTGTGCATCGATCATGCATGCTTGCGTTGTGCGCCGAAAAGTTTGTAGCGAGCTAGCTCATCTTCTTTTGTCCGCCGGATTTTTCAGCAGCTAGCTAAGGGGCGACAGACGacaataatttacgaataaaacttttatatatatatattcttattaatttaaaagttaaagctagaaaacaaattttgttaaaaaccctcaaaaatataaaaaaaattaaattttggcttatatgcataaacgaaaagataagataTAATCATGTAAGTTAGCGCAATACTGTTTATCCGCGTGACATTCATGGCAAATCAATCCCATGACAACTATAGCCCATTGGAAATATTAGTAAACATCCAGCCccctaataaaataattataaaaacaacGACGTTTTTTTGCGCTTCTGGCCCATCTTTGTCTCTAACATTTTTGCCATATATATCTTTCGGCCAATGCTATAGATTAAATTTACCGTGTCTCAGTAGTGTACGTAAACGACAAGCATTTATCATTACcgattgaaaataaataataggaTTCAAATAACTTCAAAATAAACCACCATCACTCAAGatcgatatatataaattattaaattaacaCATTATAATTAAAGAAAGAGAATAAACTATGTTAGTTCTAATCAttacaataatatattaacACATTATAATTAAAGAAAGAGAATAAACTAGTTtgcaataaaataaacattagGGGTTGGAGTTATGTCAATGTTACGGATATGTGATACCACATACACTCATATTTATCTTGATATGAGTATTACAtatcaaatatgaaaaaaagtcCTATACATATAGATAGAGTCCCAAGCATGCAAGAAAGGAGTACTTGATAAAGAACAAATATAGAGTCCTACTCAATTTTTAACAAGACCATTTGAATAGTACTCATACTTGTCTCATTAGTTACACTTGTAAAGAGAATAATTGTggttatataaatataaaaaacacatgaGTAGTAAAACAAGCAAatctaaccaaacaaaccTTGAGAGATAACTCGAGATACACAAGACAAAGCTACATCACGCTAGGACCCTAGGAGTTCACTCAATCGTCAAGATCAATCGCCATATAACTATAGGGTAGTGTGGTTGAGTACACGGTTTCAAGTTTTGTATTTATGTATATCTCATTGATATCATATAAGAGCAAAACTGACTAAGGCCAATAGAAGTAGGGCTATTACCTGACGGGGcctaaacttatataaaaatatttatgttgctTTCTCGTTGCTATAGTCACACATATATCTTGGTACTGGTTAAACACTATGTCTTTAAATACTCTAGTCAATTTCGAGTTCAACAATAGGGGTTATGGAAGATTAGTATTATGACTCAAAGTCACAAACTATAGGATGAATAGGCGACGGAAAACAACTTGCTATGAAAGTGAACCCAAATGTAGAAATGATCAAATACTCTAGTGGCGTATCACTTGTTTAATTTCCCTCTTACATGGAGAGGTAGGGACTTTTATAGCCCCAGAATCTCCTCGTGAAGTTACAGAGATACCCTTTGATCAACATACAGTGTATAGTATTATTTTAGTAATCTACCTGGCGTATTGGGACCATTTTGTGGTCTGTCGCCAATACAAGATAACCAGTACCCAGGTATCTTGGAAGAAATATAGCTGGCAAGTTTCTCACTGGTCGTCATTAGACCTTCCTCCTTCCATGTGGCATCTTCTCCCCCATGCACCTTCGCACTTCACCTGAGAATACAACAACCAACCAGTTGGACGCCTTGAGTATATGCAAGAGCGGAATGCGCAGAGTATAAGGGTAAGTTGAATACTCCAACATGTCGAGAGTCGAATACTCCAACATGCCAGGAGTCAAATACTCCGACATGCTAGGAGTCGAATACTCCATCATGCTTAGTATGCGTTTAGGAAGACTAAGGGTAAGGTAACGCGTACAACATGTTCATTGAGTATAAATACTAGAACATACTCATGGAGCATAAACAAATCAACATGCTCATGGAGCATAGACACTACAACATGCTCATGGAGCATAAACCTTCCAACATGCTCATGGAGCATAAACCTTCCAATATGCTCATGGAGCATAAGCACTCCAACATGCTTATGAAGCACAAACACTCCAACATGCTCATGAAGTATAAACAATCCAACATGCTCTAGagcataaacatattttagttcttgatgaaaaaaaattttttagagcTAGCAGTCAGCTCTTGTATTGGCCTTGCTCTAAGCATTACTATGCTAATTCCCATAGAGTTCATTCATTTGGACATTGCAATGATTCCGGAACCAATCAGATATTTTCAGAagagaatctaatcaattcaaaattcaaaaattaatcactaaaatgaaaaaaaatattttgatattacattagtttaaaaaaatgctaaatagcctgaaaattaaatacttatatttttgaacgGATTTAGCAGATATCTGTTGGATCAATCATCTACCTATGGTTACATTGTCCACGTACATAGTCCCGTCGGGATGTACGTTGTCCACGTACACTGTAAAATGTCTCTAATTGAGTACGCAATCATTGAATGAATCGAAGAAACTAAGGAGCTACCTAGGAAGGCTATTTTGGTTAGGGGTTGGATTATCAGCTACTCTCCGTACATGTGATCTGCACAAAGTACGTACGATGAGGGGGCCAAGAACCCATTTAGACCTTGGTGTATATGTATGCCAAAAGCAAATCAATATGATCATGATGCCTCTCTTTCGCTATAGTACAACAAATTCGCGTGCATTAACACATGTGCAAGGTGCGTGTGTTTCAACGCATCGGGCACATATGTCGCGTTTGATTGAGCTATGAcgaggtgtgtgtgtgttttcctTTTAAGA
This is a stretch of genomic DNA from Oryza brachyantha chromosome 1, ObraRS2, whole genome shotgun sequence. It encodes these proteins:
- the LOC102720839 gene encoding probable arabinosyltransferase ARAD1 — translated: MAGKQLPSLARARPASPRGLLAGASLLLLVLAASYFLLLSPSSPGPASPSSGTGSAADTAFLASLDRFLDSRRPSSVSSAAAPGDLNAAIRAEEEARLYGDPRGAWPAAPAPLRVYVYEMPSKFTYDLLRLFRDSYRETTNLTSNGSPVHRLVEQHSIDYWLWADLIAPESQRLLKNVIRVRQQEEADIFYVPFFTTISYFLLEKQECKALYREALKWITDQPAWQRSEGRDHVIPVHHPWSFKSVRKFVKKAIWLLPDMDSTGNWYKPGQVYLEKDVILPYVPNVDLCDSKCVSETQSRRSTLLFFRGRLRRNAGGKIRSKLVTELKDAEGIVIEEGTAGAEGKAAAQNGMRKSLFCLNPAGDTPSSARLFDTIVSGCIPVVISDELELPFEGILDYRKIALFVSSSDAVQPGWLVKYLRSIDAKRIREMQTNLLKYSRHFLYSSPARPLGPEDLTWRMIAGKLVNIKLHIRRSQRVVRESRNVCTCECRMGNNTRMF